The window TGCACGAGGTCGGTCGCGATCTGCGTCTCGGCGTCGGCGAAGTCGGTCTGGCTCGACAGGAGCTGAACCTCGGCTTGGTTCACGTTGAGGAAGTCGACCAAGCCCTCCCGATAGCGCTGCCTCGACGCCGCCAGGGCCGCCTCGTTCTGCCCCACGGCGCGCGCGAGGTCGGCGCGTCGGCGCTGCGCCTGCGCGTAAGCCGTCAACGCGTCGTCGACCTGTTGCCAAGCCTGGAGCACCGTCTTCTGAAATTGCACAGCGGCTTCGCGCTGCTGAGACTCACGCAATTCCAGCTGCCCTTTGAGCCGGCCACCCTCGAAGATCGGCACCGTCACCGACGGCCCGACGTTCCAGGCCGTGGAGGACAGCTTGGCGAGGTCGCCGAAGCGGATGGCCTGCAGATTCAGGGCACCCGTGAGCGTGACGCTCGGGTAGAAGTTCGCCACCGCGACGCCGGTCTGGGCCGTCGCGGCGTGGAGGTGAGCTTCGGCCTCGCGGACGTCCGGGCGCCGGCGCACGAGGGTGCCGGGCAGACCCACGGGCACGGTGCGCGGCACTCGTGGCACGAGGCGCGGCGGCTTGAGCTCTCCTTCGAGCGCCCGCGGCGTCTCCCCGAGCAGCAGGCCGATGGCGTTGATGAGCTGCGCCTCCTGAGTCAGGAGGGGTGGCAGCGTCCCGGTGACCGTCGCGAGCTGGGCGCGGGCCTGGGCGAGCTCCAAAGTTGTGGCGTAGCCGTTGCCGAGCCTGTCTTCGACGAGCGCCACGTTCCGGGCCGCGACCGCGACGTTGGCCCTGGCGATGGCGGTGCGGGTCTGGGCGCCGCGGAGCTGCAGGTAGTCCTGGGCCACCTCGGCGAGCGCGGCGAGGGCCACGCCGTTGCGCGCCTCGGCTGAGGCCAGCACTTCCGCGTCGGCGGCCTCGACGGCGCGCCGCACGCGGCCGAACAGGTCGAGCTCCCAGGATGACGTCAGTCCCTCGTTGTAGAGCGGAAATTCGAGCGGGGCGCCGGGGGCGCCCTGGACGAGCTTGAGGATGCCGTTGGGGCTGGCGCGGTTGTACATGTCGGTCGACGACCCGTCGACGTGCGGGAGACCCTGTGCGGCCGTCACCCCGCGCTGCGCGGCACTCTGGATCACCCGCTCGGTGGCGGTCCTGAGGTCGAGGTTCTGCGCCGCCACCCTGTCCACCAGCGAGGACAGTTCGGGGTCGTGAAATGAGCGCCACCAGCGGAGATCGACCTCGCCCTCACCCTGAACCGTGCGGCTGGGAACCTTGGGCTCGCCCCCCCAGCGGACCGGCGTGTCGATCACGACTGGACTGACGCCGGTGGCGTCGAAGCCGCAACCGCCGAGCGCGACGGCGACGATGAGGAGGGGGCCGAGGCGACGCACCGGCTCAGCGCCCCGTGACGGCACGAGGATCGTGGCGCTGTTCGGCCACGACGTCCTGGAGGTCGGTGTGGATGGTGGTCTCGACCGAGAAGCCGACGCGCAGCAGGTTGGCGAGGGGCTGATTCGGCGAGATGTCGATCTTCACGGGCAGGCGTTGGACGATCTTGGTGAAGTTGCCGGTCGCGTTGTTGGGCTCGATCGGGGAGAAGGTGGCTCCGCTCGCGGCCGGCACGCCGTTTACCACGCCGTCGAGGTCGATGTCGTAGGCGTCGACGTGCACCGTCGCGTGCTGGCCGGCGCGCACGTGCCGGAGGTCTTCCTCGCGGTAGTTGGCCGTGACATACACCTGCTGGAGCGGCACCAAGGTCATCAATGTCGCCCCGGCGGTCACGTAGTTGCCCACCTGGACGGACCGCTGCGCCACCATGCCGTCGAGCTTGGCGAGGATCCGCGTGTAGCTCAGGTTGAGCTTGGCTTGCTCGACCTGGGCCCGGTCCGCCTTGACGGTCGCTTCCGAAGCCTGCTGCTGCTTCTTAAGCGCGTCCAGCTGCTTCTTCGAAGCGTCGAGCTGAGCCTGGGCCGAACGCAGGGCGGCCTGGTTCTGCTGCAGAGTCGCGTCGGCCTGCTGGTGCTGCTGGTTCGAGCCCGCGCCGGTCGCGACGAGGTTGTCGAAACGCCGCGCATCAGCCTGGGAGAAGGCGAGCCTGGCGCGTGCCGAATCGACATCCGCCGACGATTCATCGATGATCGAGGGCTGCCGCTCGATGTTGACGCCGATGTCCCCGGTCTGGGCCTGGTCGCGCTGGAGCTGAGCTTCCGCGGCGTCGAGCGCCGTCTGGTAATCGCGCGGGTCGATCTCGGCGAGGAGATCGCCGGCCTTCACGACTTGGTTGTCCTCGACCGGCACCGAGGCGATCTGCCCGGAGACGCGCGGCGCGACCGTCGTGTAGTGGACCCGTACGTAGGCGTCGTCCGTCCACACGTCGGGGCGCGGCCGGAAGATGATCCACAGCACGACGGCGGCGAACGCCACCACGACCACGGCCGCGAGGACGAAGGGCCACCAGGGGAGCGGCTTCTTGGGCTTGTCGGGTTTCCCGTCACCCTTCTTGGCATCGTCCTCCTTGCCCTTGCCCTCCTCTTTCTCGTCGCTCCCGCCCTGGGCGTCGTCCTTCTTGTCTGCCTTGCCGTGGTCCTGCTTGTCTTCGCCGTCCTTGCCCCTCGCCCCGTCGCCCTTCGCGCTGGGGCCGCGTTTCTGGCCGGATCCGCCCCCGCTCCCACGCGGTCCCTCGTCCTGACCTCGCCGGGCGCGTCGGTCCCCACGGTCCTCGAAGCCTCGCTCTTCGTCCTCCCGCATCGAAGGGCTGGACCTGCGTGCCGACGCCGGGGCGGGCTGGGGCGTCAGCCAGTCGCGCTTCGGACGCCCGCTGTCGGTCGTGCTCATCGTCATCGCGGGTCTCAGGACTTCGAGAACTGGAGGCGGGGCGGCAGCGTCCGCACCGGCAGCACGCAGACGATCACCATCAGGGCCACGGTGATGGCGCCGAGGATCAGGTAGGTGTCGGCGGTCGTCAGGATGGTGACCTGTTGCTCGACGATCCGGTTGAAAGCTTCGAGGCTGCCGGGCGCGCGAGGCTGCCCATCGGCCAGCAACGGCGGTGGCGAGGTGGGCAGCACGCCGGACCCTTGTACAAGCGGCCAGCGCACGCGGCCGACCTGATCCACGATGTTGACCGAGTGCAAGGCACCGCGCCAGCGCGTGATGAGTTCGAGCAGCCACGTGCCGGCGGCCTCGGCGACGGCCCGCGGGAAGTTGATGAGTGCGGAGGCGAAGGGCCCGTCCGTCTCCTTCGTGACCGTGTTGGTCGCCATCATCAGCAGCGGCATGACGACCATCGGCTGGCCGACGGCCTGGAGCGCCTGCCACAGATAGAACTGGTCGCGGTTCCACACGACGTTGATCGAGGACGAGCCGATGCACGAGGCGAGGATAAGCGCCATGCCGACGAGGCTCACGGCCCTCGCGTCCGCCCACTTGTTGTCGAGCAGCAGGGCCATCAGGGGCAGCATCACGATCTGCCCGGCCGACACCACCAGCGTCGCGAACTGCGCCTGGACCGGGCGATAGCCTTGCACCTCCTGGAGATATTGGAGCGGCACCGTCGAGCCCGATTGGGCGATGAGCAGGAACGTGAACAGGCCGACGGCGCCGTAAGCGAAGTTGCGCTTGCCCAGCATCTGCAGCTTGAGGAAGGGCAACGGATGGAACCATTCGTTCACGAGCAGCAGCGGGATCGCGAGGGCGCTCACCAGGGCCAGTACGGAGATGAACGGCGAATTGAACCAGTCGAGCCGGTCGCCCTGAAGCAGCAGGGTCGAAAGCGCGCCCGTGCCGACGACAAGCAGGATCAGGCCACGCCAGTCCAACATGGCGAAGCGCTTCAGGACGGGCGGGTCCTGCGGCAGGCCGTACCAGACCAGCAGCGCCCCGAGCGCGCAGAACGGAATAGGCTCGAAGAAGATGAACTGCCAGGCGTGCAGGGTGTGCAGCCAGAAAGCGGCCAGCGTCGCCGCGAGGCCGGGCGTGAAGGTCGCCGTGAGGGCGTAAACGGCGAGACCGTAGAGACGGATGTCGGGCGTGAGCACGCGCAGCGCCGTGGCCATCAGGAGGGGCACCATCAGGCCGCCGAACAGGCCCTCCAGAATGCGGAGAGCGTAGATGGCCTCGATGTTTGGGCTGAAGGGGATCAGCACGCTGAACAGGCAGCAGCCAGCGATGACGCCGATCGCCCATAGGCGGTGTGTCAGGGTCACGAGGAACCAGGGTGACAGTGCCATGCCGACGATCTCGGCCGAGGTGTACAGGCTGTCGATCCAAGTGCCGGGGTCATGGCCGATGCCGAAACCGCCGCGGATGTCGACCAGCGCGATGGCAGAGACCTGGTCGTTGAACTCGCTCGCCATGGTGGCGAGCAGCACGCCGCCGAGGGCGAGCAGGGGTTTGACGTCCATGCGGCAAGGGATCCGGCTTCAGCGCGGAGGGGGAGGCGCGGCGACGTTCAGTCCGTGTGCCCGCGGTATCCACCACCCGGCGGCACGAGCCGATGGCGTCAACCAACGGAATCGAAAAGTGGCGATGACACCGATCACGCAGTCACCGCGTGACGATGATCCGTGCACGGCGCCTCGGCCCCCAATACAGGGGCCGAACCGTCTGATCTATATTTCCCAGACATCGGCATCTCGGAGCAAACCCATCGACAGCGAGAATCGGCACAACCTCGATGTGCACGCCAATCCTTGGAGCCGTCAAGTGTAAATATACAACACTCGCTTCCACTCATATCGAATATTACTTGCGAGTGACTCTCGCTATGGTGGCGAAGTGATGGAAGGTGGACGTCGAAATCCGCTCAGCGCAGCATTGAACAAACTCAAGATTGCTGAGCCGGATCGTTGCACGCGGCACGAAGGTGCTTCGTCCGCTACGCGGTATCGAGGGGCGTCCGGCGATGTCCTCAGGGGCCGAAGCCGCCGGGACGGATCCGATCGCGGTTGCCCGCCCGGTGTGGCCATATCCTTCGCACGTGCGCAGGACACCACCCTGGAAACACTCGGCGCCGCCGATCGTGCTATTTCTGCGAGTCCCTCGGTGACGGCTATTGTAACTTGCGAGCGAAGGTCGCGAAGGCAGCGAGCTGGCCTGCGATGAAGTCCCTGGTGGCGGCATCGGTGATCTCGAACGTCTCGGCATCGATCTTGCTGGCTGCCCCGCCGACGATGACCTCTGGCTTGTTGAGAACGTAAGCGTCGAGAAAGACGAGGATCTGGCGCAGGTGGTACTGGCACCGGGCGCCCCCGATCGCGCCGGGCGACGCCGTCTGGATCGCGACGGGTTTGCCGGCGAGCGGCTGCGACGAGCAGCGTGACAGCCAGTCGAGCGCGTTCTTCAAAGCGCCCGGCACTGAGTAATTATACTCGGGCGTCGCAATGACGACGCCGTTCGACACGCGGATGCTCTCCGACATTGCCAGCACCGGCTCTGGGAAGCCGTCGGCCTGCAGATCCGCGTCGTAAAGCGGGAGATCGCCGATGGTGCCGAGGACGTCGATGGTCACGCCCTCCGGTGACAGCCGCGGCAAGGCGCGCGAGATCGCGGCATTGTAAGAGCCGCGGCGTAGACTGCCGACCAGCGTGACGAAACGGAGCGGCTTGTCCTGTGACATCGTGAGATCTCCAGTGTCTTGGATTGAGGCGGGACGAGCCGACCTCATCCTCCAGCAAACGGCCGCATTCGGATTGACGGCAGGTCGCACCCTGCCGGCCGTCAAACCTCGAACGTCACAGGATGATGTCTGACCCCACACGTTCATCCCAGGGACTGCCGAGATGCTCGAACAGCGCCACCCTGAAGCCGCGAACATAGGGACTCTGGATGAAACGATAGTAGGCGGACTGATGCGCGAACGTCATATCGATGACGTAGTGATTGCCGGGGTCTGTCTGTCGGATGAGCGTGATCGCGCGGACGGTCTCGTCCTGCCGCGCCTCCCGAACGAAATTCACGAGCACGTTCGTGCCTTGGGCCTGCTGGTCGGGCATCGGGTCGACGAGAACGATGGAATGAATGTTGGCGTCAGATTTGACGGGCATGGCTCAAGCTTTCAAGATGAAGGACCCGCGGCCGGGGCGGGTCAGGGCTGTGGACAGGGGGCATGATCGGAGGCGTCGCAGGAGACGAGGGGCCTGGGCGCGATCCGGCGACCACCGAACGGGCGGAGCAGCGGGATGCCGGACGGTGAGTGCGAGACCTTCTCGGGATCGTCGAGAACCGCGATGGCCTGATTGCCGACGCTGTCCGGATGGCGTTCGATAGGCCCGCGAGGGCTTCACGGGCCGGGACAAGGCCCTGGTAGCTTGGTCGAGCTTCGCATGATCTGAATCGCAGGGACGACCGGCGCGCCGACGCGATAAGCGACGCCGGTTCCGTCCATGCTCTGCTGCCGGGTGGCGCCGATGTTCTGCGGCGCGTATCGAATCGCCAGGGCACGACCACGGGCGCAACCTGTAGGCGCACGCGACTGGCCTCGCATCGATGGAAAAGGGCCCGCATGGGTCTGTCTTTGCAGGAGCGGCGCGCGGCCTGGGAGGGATGCAGAAGGGCGGACGGCTTCAAGAATGAAACATTTGCGATGGTCAACGCAAGATCAAATTTGGCTTGATTCCGATAGTCTGTCAAAGCCTATCCATGAGCGCGCCTCCTAAGCCACGCATGTATCGATCGGAAATCATGCTGGACTTAACTCCGAACGCATGTCGCGGCGAAATATCCGATCAAGCCATATTGGCTGTAGACCGGGCGCCGTTTCTGGACTGAGATGGACCTCGGGGACAGGCCTGTCAGGATGCGGCGGACTAGAGGACGGCAAAGGTTCGTCGCCTGTCCGCCCGCGGCCTTGAGAGGTTGGGCGCGACGTGCCGACTGTTCACCGCAATCCTGGAGGCATGCAGTCCGTGCGGGTCTCCGCGCGGCGAGAGCGCGGGGATGGATATGACGGGCGTCGAGGACGAGCGGCTCATGGGACCGGACAAGCGCGACTGGCGCCTATGGGGCACCTACCTGCCCGAGCGTCAGTGGGGTACGGTCCGCGAGGACACGTCCGGCGGCGGTCAGGCCTGGACGTCCTTCCCCTATGAGGACAGCCGCCGGCGCGCCTATCGCTCCGGCGAGGACGGGCTGCTCGGCTGGTGTGACGGGGAAGCGCGGCTCTGCTTCTCGATCGCGCTCTGGAACGGGCGCGACGACCACCTGAAGGAGCGTCTGTTCGGCCTCAGCAACCTCGAAGGCAACCACGGCGAAGACGTCAAAGAACTCTACTACTACCTCGACGGGACTCCGAGCGGCAGTTACGCCCGAGCACTTTATAAGTACCCGCAGGGACCATTCCCCTACGCGGAGCTAGTGGAGGAGAACGGCAGGCGCGGCTTCGGCGATCCGGAATACGAAATCATCGACACGACCGCCTTTGCCGAGGATCGCTACTTCGACATCATGGTCGAGTATGGCAAGCGCAGTCCCGAGGACATGCTGATCTGCCTCACGGTGCGCAACCGGGGGCCCGAGACGGCCGACCTCGCCCTGCTTCCCACGCTCATATTCCGCAACGCCTGGGGACGGGGTGGTCCGCACCCCGGTCGTCGGCCGGAGATGTGGGTGGAAAGCACCTCCATCCTGGCCCGGCACGACGACCTCGGGCTCTATCGTCTGTCGCCTCTGCCGGGTACCGCCGGAGTGCCCGAGCCGGTCTTCACCGGCAACGAGGATGCCGGCGGAGATGATGCATTCGCCTACACCAAAGACGCCTTCCACCGTCTGATCGTCGGAAACGACGGCGGCGCGGTAGATCCCGCACGCCGCGGCACCAAGGCGGCTTTCCCGTTCCATCTGCGGATCGAACCTGGCATGGACCACGTCCTGCGCCTTCGCTTTGCGCGAGACGATCAGAGGGAGCCGGAACCGCTCGACGTGCGGGGCTTCGATGCATGCTTGATACAGCGCCTCGAGGAGGCCGACGCGTTCTACGCCTCGCGCATACCGGCCGGTGCCGGTATCGAGGAAGCACGGGTGATGAGGCAGGCCTATGCAGGGCTGCTGTGGACGAAGCAGGTCTATATCTTCGACGTCAAACGTTGGCACGACCGCCACGGTGACGCTGCTTCGTCCCGGGATGCGCAGAGCCTCAATGCAGGGTGGCGGCATGTGCGTGCCCATGACGTCATCTCGATGCCGGACAAGTGGGAGTACCCCTGGTTTGCGGCCTGGGATCTCGCCTTCCACATGATTCCCATGGCGGAGATCGACTCCGACTTTGCCAAGAGCCAACTCCTGCTCATGTTGAGCGAACGCTACATGCATCCCAACGGGGCGCTGGCCGCCTACGAGTTCGGCTTTGATGATGCCAACCCGCCTGTGCACGCCCTGGCCATCTGGCGCGTCTTCGAGGCAGACCGCGAAACCACGGGCCGCCCGGACATCGACTTCCTGGAGCGGGCCTTCCAAAGGCTGCTCCTGAACTTCACGTGGTGGGTGAACCGCAAGGACGCCTCGGGAAAGGACCTGTTCGGCGGCGGGTTCATGGGGCTCGACAACATCGGCCTTTTCGATCGCGATCAGGCCCTGCCGTTCGGCGAAGCGCTGCTCCAGGCCGACGCGACTGCCTGGATGGGACTCTATTGCTCCGTTATGCTGACGATCGCCGTCGAGTTGGCCCAGGAACGGCCAATGTACCAGGAGATGGGCGTCAAATTTTTCCATCATTTCATTCTGATCGTCGATGCCATCAACACAGCGCTCGGCACGGGGCTGTGGGATGAGGAGACGGGCTTCTTCTACGACCAGATCCGCGAGGAGGATCGACCGCCGGTGCCGCTCAAGGTGCATAGCGTCGTCGGACTGCTGCCGCTGGTCGCCAGCACGATCCTGCGGTCCGACCAGCGCGACGCCGTCCCGGACATGGTGCGCCAGATCGAGGAGGGACTGGACGATCACCCGGAACATCGAGGCCATCGCGGCACGGCTGCCGAAGGCGAAGCCCTTTTCGCGGGAGCCCCCTTCGTGGCCCTGGTGCCGCGGGAGCGGCTCCGGCGGCTTCTGGCTCGCATGTTGGACGAAGGGGAGTTCCTGTCGCGCTTTGGGCTGCGCAGCCTGTCCAAGCGGCATGCCGACGAGCCAGTCGCGCTTAGAGCCTGACCCAAAAGCCTACGATCGCGCGAGTCGCCGGATGCCGAACTGGATGGCAGCGAGGGTGACGAAGGCGAGCAGGGTCGAGGCGAGGTTTTCGAAATCCTTGGCCAGGCGCCGGTTCCGCCCGAGCCAGGAGAAGGTCCGCTCCACAACCCACCGGCGCTTGATCACCTCGAAGCCGACCGCCTTGGGATTGCGGCGGACCACCTCCAGCCGCAGCCCATTGCTCGCTGCCGCCTCATAGGTCTGTTGCGCATTATAGCCCGCGTCGGCGAATACACATTCCAGCCACGGAAACCGGAGCTTGATCTTGTCGAACAGAAGCGCCGCGCCGTCGCGGTCCTGAACGCCTGCCGAGTGGACGACGAGGCGGATCGGCAAACCCAGTGTGTCGACGAGCGCGTGGATCTTGCGACCTTTCACCTTCTTTCCAGGCTCGTAACCCACCGCGTCGGCTGCGTCGGCGGTCTGTTTCTCGGCTTTACAGCCCCTTTTTCGGCCGACTTGATCGTCTGGCTGTCGATGATGCCGGCGGAAGGGGAACCTTCACGGTCCTCGCGCTCCCGCAGCATCGGGTAAAGCTGGTCCCAGATCGCATGCCACGTGCCGTCAGCCTGAAACTTGCGGAAGATGTTGTACACCGTCGAACGCGGAGGAAAGCCATCCCGCGGCAGATAGCGCCACGGGCAGCCGGTTCGCAGCAGAAACAGGAGCGCGTTCATCGCCGACCGCATGTCGGTCTTGCGGGGCCTGCCACCCGGAGTGGCATCCGGGATCAGCGGCCCCAGCACGGCCCACTCCGCATCCGTGACATCGCTCGGAAAGCCGCCACCCAGGCGCCTGTAGGTTTTTCGTTGCTCGTCGGTCCACATGGTGATCCTGCCCGCTCGCTCGCCGGCTCTGAATCACACAACCAGGACGACGTCATCCATCCTTTTGGGTCAGATGGGGTGATTGGGGCTCCAGCCCAGGCCCAACGGTGGCTGCTCCTGCCCGGATGGTTCAACGTGGTCCGTGTCGAGCGGCCACAAGCATCGCGACAGGAGCAACCATGACGTACTATGCCGGACTGGACGTGTCCCTGGAAGAGACCGCGATCTGCGTGGTCGATGACGCGGGTCGGATCGTGAAGGAGCTGCGCGCCGCGAGCGCGCCAGGGCCGCTGGTTGCGGCCCTGCAGGGCTTGAAGCTGCCGATCGAGCGGATCGGCCTCGAAGCCTGCTCGTTGACGGCTTGGCTGCACGAGGGCCTGCGCGCGGCGGGGCTGGCGGCGGTCTGCATCGAGACACGGCAGGCCAACGCCGCCATGAAGACCATGCCCAACAAGACCGACCGCAACGACGCGCGTGCCCTGGCGCAGATCATGCGCACCGGCTGGTTCCGGCAGGTGCACGTCAAGTCGCAGCAGTGCCGGCTGTGGCGCTCGCTGCTGGTCGCACGCCGCACGGTGCTGAACGAGATGCGGTCGATCGAGAACGTCGTTCGGGCCATGCTTCGGGAAGCCGGGCTGAAGGTCGGCACGCCGAGCCGGGCGGCCTTCGACAAGCGTGTGCGCGAACTCTGCTCGGACGACACAGCGTTGCTGGCGATGGTGGAGCCGTTGCTCACTGTACTGTCGACGATGATCCAGCAGCTCGCCCGATTGACAAAACAGGTGCTGAAGATCGTGCGCGAGGAAAAGATCTGTCGGCGGCTGATGAGCGCACCCGGCGTCGGCCCGATCACCGCCCTGGCGTTTCGCGCCACGATCGACCGACCCGATCGGTTCGGCCATTCGCGCGACGTCGGTGCCCATCTCGGCCTGACGCCCTCGCGCTACCAGTCGGGCGAGACCGACATTCAGGGCAAGATCAGCCGATGCGGCGACGAACTGGCGCGAACGGCCCTGTACGAGGCCGCTAACGCGTTGCTCGTGCGCAGCCAGAAATGGTCCAGCCTGCGGGCCTGGGGCATGACGATCGCCAAGCATCGCGGCATGGCGCGGGCGCGCGTTGCCGTAGCCCGAAAGCTGGCCGTGGTCCTGCACCGGATGTGGAGCGACGGTACCGACTTTCGGTTCGGCACCGGGCCGACCACCGCGCCCGCCACCGTAGTTGCCTGACGCTCGGAGGACACCGCGGGCCGCCACCCGCACGAGCTTCACCTGAAAGGGTGATGTGGACCGTTCCCGTGGGGACGATCGGTAAGGCCACCTCGTTGAGAGTCTTGAGCCCGCGGCGACGTCGCGAGGTCGTGAAACAGATCGAGGGACCGAGCCGGACTGACCCCATCATGCGGCGGCGAAACGCCGACCGCGAAGAGAAGCGTGTGACCCGCGGGAACGGGACAAAAAACCTGACAGGAGCGCTTGACCTCCAGAGCCCCAATCAGAGAAGGCTCTTAGCCACGGCAGTGAAACCTTCGAGATCCACTACGTTCCCGGTGAAGGCGATTCAGGGGCCTTCGGCGGCAACAGCAATTGGCGCGGACCGGTGTGGTTCCCCGTCAATCTGTTGATCATAATCGGACTGCGGCGCGCCCACCTGCTCTATGGTGCGAGCTTCCGCGTGGAATGCCCTGCAGGCTCGGGCGAGCTCATGACCCTCGACGAGGTCGCGACCGACCTGGCGCGGCGCCTCGTCGCTCTGTTCCTGCCCGATGCCGAGGGGCACCGGCCATGCCATGGAGGAGAGACGCGCTATGCGACGCACCCGCACTGGCGCGAACTGCTCTTGTTCAACGAATACTTTCACGCCGAAACAGGCCGGGGTATCGGGGCGAGCCATCAGACGGGTTGGACGGCGGCCGTAACCACGTTGATACGGGAAAGCCATCGATCTACATCCGCAGCTCCGCGCCAGTAAAAATTGGCCAATCATAATGTGTCCCGGCGCGATCGGGAATGAGGTCAGGGTTGCACGAACGTCCGCTTGCTTCTGCATACATTCGCAAGCCGCCGTTCCGCTGTCCACCCACAACTGCTGTGCGGCGGGAGTCGACCCAAGGACGAACCCGCTCTCGCGGGGAGGCTTCCTGAGGGGGAGGGCACAACTGGAGATCAGCGCGAGTGCTTGAGCGGGTTGCGCCAGCCTCCGAGCATGAGGGTCCACCCCTCATCTCGCGAGGATCACGCGATGTCCCAGCAACAAGCCTCCGTTTCCGTCAGCCCGCTCCGCCGCCGCATGCTCGACGACATGGCCATGCGCGGCCTGCACGAAGACACCCAACGCAACTACATCATGTCGGTGCGCAACTTCGCGGCCTTCCTGGGCCGTTCGCCCGAGACCGCCACGCCCGAGGACGTCCGCCGCTTCCAGATTCAACAGGCCGATAGCGGGGTGCAGCCGCCCACGGTCAACAACGCGGTGTCGGGGCTGCGCTTCCTGTTCAACGTCACGCTCGACCGGCCGGACCTGTCGCGGCGCCTCGTCCTGGCGCGCTACGCCCAGAAGCTGCCGACCGTGCTGAACGTCGAGGCGGTCGGGCGGCTGCTTGAAGCGGCGCGGGGCCCAAAGTACAGGGCTGCGCTCGGGGTGGCCTACGGGGCCGGCCTGCGCGTGTCCGAGGTGGTGGGGCTCAGGACCGGCGACATCGACAGCACCCGCATGCTGATCCGCGTCGAACAGGGCAAGGGGCGCAAGGACCGCAACGCGATGCTGTCGCCGCAGCTGCTGGAGCTGCTCCGGCAATGGTGGCGCGAGGGCCGACGCCGCGGCGTGATGCTGCCCGAAGGTTGGTTGTTCCCCGGCAAGAACAGCCTGGAGCCGCTGTCGACGCGCCAGCTCTGCCGCGCCGTCCATGAGGCCCCCGAGACGGCCGGCATCAGGAAGCGCGTCTCGCCCCACACGCTGCGCCACAGCTTCGCCACCCACCTGCTCGAGCAGGACGTCG is drawn from Lichenibacterium dinghuense and contains these coding sequences:
- a CDS encoding NADPH-dependent FMN reductase; this encodes MSQDKPLRFVTLVGSLRRGSYNAAISRALPRLSPEGVTIDVLGTIGDLPLYDADLQADGFPEPVLAMSESIRVSNGVVIATPEYNYSVPGALKNALDWLSRCSSQPLAGKPVAIQTASPGAIGGARCQYHLRQILVFLDAYVLNKPEVIVGGAASKIDAETFEITDAATRDFIAGQLAAFATFARKLQ
- a CDS encoding MFS transporter; the encoded protein is MDVKPLLALGGVLLATMASEFNDQVSAIALVDIRGGFGIGHDPGTWIDSLYTSAEIVGMALSPWFLVTLTHRLWAIGVIAGCCLFSVLIPFSPNIEAIYALRILEGLFGGLMVPLLMATALRVLTPDIRLYGLAVYALTATFTPGLAATLAAFWLHTLHAWQFIFFEPIPFCALGALLVWYGLPQDPPVLKRFAMLDWRGLILLVVGTGALSTLLLQGDRLDWFNSPFISVLALVSALAIPLLLVNEWFHPLPFLKLQMLGKRNFAYGAVGLFTFLLIAQSGSTVPLQYLQEVQGYRPVQAQFATLVVSAGQIVMLPLMALLLDNKWADARAVSLVGMALILASCIGSSSINVVWNRDQFYLWQALQAVGQPMVVMPLLMMATNTVTKETDGPFASALINFPRAVAEAAGTWLLELITRWRGALHSVNIVDQVGRVRWPLVQGSGVLPTSPPPLLADGQPRAPGSLEAFNRIVEQQVTILTTADTYLILGAITVALMVIVCVLPVRTLPPRLQFSKS
- a CDS encoding efflux transporter outer membrane subunit; its protein translation is MRRLGPLLIVAVALGGCGFDATGVSPVVIDTPVRWGGEPKVPSRTVQGEGEVDLRWWRSFHDPELSSLVDRVAAQNLDLRTATERVIQSAAQRGVTAAQGLPHVDGSSTDMYNRASPNGILKLVQGAPGAPLEFPLYNEGLTSSWELDLFGRVRRAVEAADAEVLASAEARNGVALAALAEVAQDYLQLRGAQTRTAIARANVAVAARNVALVEDRLGNGYATTLELAQARAQLATVTGTLPPLLTQEAQLINAIGLLLGETPRALEGELKPPRLVPRVPRTVPVGLPGTLVRRRPDVREAEAHLHAATAQTGVAVANFYPSVTLTGALNLQAIRFGDLAKLSSTAWNVGPSVTVPIFEGGRLKGQLELRESQQREAAVQFQKTVLQAWQQVDDALTAYAQAQRRRADLARAVGQNEAALAASRQRYREGLVDFLNVNQAEVQLLSSQTDFADAETQIATDLVQLYRALGGGWDVVDGPGAFDHPAPVGPPGAIPTLIDEAIR
- a CDS encoding MGH1-like glycoside hydrolase domain-containing protein, with translation MDMTGVEDERLMGPDKRDWRLWGTYLPERQWGTVREDTSGGGQAWTSFPYEDSRRRAYRSGEDGLLGWCDGEARLCFSIALWNGRDDHLKERLFGLSNLEGNHGEDVKELYYYLDGTPSGSYARALYKYPQGPFPYAELVEENGRRGFGDPEYEIIDTTAFAEDRYFDIMVEYGKRSPEDMLICLTVRNRGPETADLALLPTLIFRNAWGRGGPHPGRRPEMWVESTSILARHDDLGLYRLSPLPGTAGVPEPVFTGNEDAGGDDAFAYTKDAFHRLIVGNDGGAVDPARRGTKAAFPFHLRIEPGMDHVLRLRFARDDQREPEPLDVRGFDACLIQRLEEADAFYASRIPAGAGIEEARVMRQAYAGLLWTKQVYIFDVKRWHDRHGDAASSRDAQSLNAGWRHVRAHDVISMPDKWEYPWFAAWDLAFHMIPMAEIDSDFAKSQLLLMLSERYMHPNGALAAYEFGFDDANPPVHALAIWRVFEADRETTGRPDIDFLERAFQRLLLNFTWWVNRKDASGKDLFGGGFMGLDNIGLFDRDQALPFGEALLQADATAWMGLYCSVMLTIAVELAQERPMYQEMGVKFFHHFILIVDAINTALGTGLWDEETGFFYDQIREEDRPPVPLKVHSVVGLLPLVASTILRSDQRDAVPDMVRQIEEGLDDHPEHRGHRGTAAEGEALFAGAPFVALVPRERLRRLLARMLDEGEFLSRFGLRSLSKRHADEPVALRA
- a CDS encoding HlyD family secretion protein; translated protein: MTMSTTDSGRPKRDWLTPQPAPASARRSSPSMREDEERGFEDRGDRRARRGQDEGPRGSGGGSGQKRGPSAKGDGARGKDGEDKQDHGKADKKDDAQGGSDEKEEGKGKEDDAKKGDGKPDKPKKPLPWWPFVLAAVVVVAFAAVVLWIIFRPRPDVWTDDAYVRVHYTTVAPRVSGQIASVPVEDNQVVKAGDLLAEIDPRDYQTALDAAEAQLQRDQAQTGDIGVNIERQPSIIDESSADVDSARARLAFSQADARRFDNLVATGAGSNQQHQQADATLQQNQAALRSAQAQLDASKKQLDALKKQQQASEATVKADRAQVEQAKLNLSYTRILAKLDGMVAQRSVQVGNYVTAGATLMTLVPLQQVYVTANYREEDLRHVRAGQHATVHVDAYDIDLDGVVNGVPAASGATFSPIEPNNATGNFTKIVQRLPVKIDISPNQPLANLLRVGFSVETTIHTDLQDVVAEQRHDPRAVTGR